AAGCTACAAACAGAAGCTGAAGTAAATCTAACAAAGTTACTGACATAATCTTATGAGTTCTGTTCCATTTGTTTTAACCTTCTACCTTTTTAAACATAGGCTCATATGCTGCTGAAGAATGAAAGAGATGCTTCCATCCAGAATATTTTTTCCAATCACAATTTGGGAAATGTTCCGAGTACCCCTTTCAGTACTGATGTAGTTTTGAATCTCACAAATCGAATAAAATCAAGACTGGGTGAATTTGAGATGGACTTGCTGGATAAGAAGGTACTCATCCTTTGTTTTCTCCAGAGTCAGTTTTTGTATTTGACTTACATCTGTTGACATCCTTAGACATTCTGAATGTCATCTCAGAAATCAAATGAGACTGCTCTAAGTACGGCTTGGGATTGCTATATGGATGCTAGTGACCGTTGGAAAAGCATCGAAGCTCAGAAACGAGCTAAAGATGATATCAAGGTGTGGTTCACCAATTGGAATTCTAGCCAAATCCTGCAGTAACGAGCGCAATAACACATTTTCTTTTTACGTTGACTTATGCAGACAGGCATATCAAAACGCATAGAAGAGAAAGAAATTGAACGCGATTCATTTGAATTCGAGATATCCAATGTGGATGTTAAACAAATTGATGAACGAGAAAACCTAGTGGTGTTGCGTTCGTTCCCCTGATCTTTTTACATGATTTTGGCCTTGATGAGTTTGCCTTTGCTATCTTTGCCTTATTTTGCCATCATTTTCGTTTGCACAGCAAGTTGAGCTTGAGAGAAAGTCCAAACAAAACTCTGAAAGCGGATTTGAATCCAAAATAGAACAGAAACAGCATGAAATATACAGCATGGAGCATAAAATCAAGACTCTCAATCGAGAGAGAGACGTTATGGCTGGTGATGCTGAGGATAGAGTGAAATTGTCTTTGAAGAAGACGGAGCTGGAGAACCTCAAGAAGAAACACAAAAAGATGTGATCTCACTTACTAATGCTTTCCTCAGCTTTCCTTTTACCAGTTCATTATTTTGACTCTCTAGTGCTATTTACCAGAATCGATGAGTCCAAGGATAAAATTCGAGGGGTGCTGAAGGGGAGATTGCCACTTGAGAAGGATATGAAGAAGGAAATAGTTCAAGCTCTGAGGTCGTGCTTTCACTTAATTTATTGCTTGTTGTTATTCTTATTGAATGCTTTAGTAATAATTTACGGTCTTTTGATGAGGATCTGAAAAAGGGTTGGCTACTTTAGTGCTCAGAAGTTTTCACATTTACAAATTTCTTTGTATTTATTTGGCTAGGTCAGTTGAAAGGGAATATGATGACCTGAGCTTAAAATCCCGAGAAGCAGAAAAGGAGGTGAACATGTTGCAGATGAAGATTCAAGAAGTAGACAATAGCTTATCCAAGCATCACAAGGATACAGAATGTAAGCGTGGTGTATAGTTTACAGTTAGATATCTATTTTAAAGTTTTCTGACTAGCACTTTAAGTTGTTGATAAAATTCTCTTGACAACTTTGTTAGTTTTCACCGCTATTAATTGATTCTTTTTTTTACAATGTAACTGAAGTGACATATATAACTCAGATAAGAAGTACATCGTTGGCGGACAGTGAACTATTTGATAATAATACCTATGCACTCCATCTGACTTGTGTATCATTTATGCAGCAAGAAAGAGATACATTGAGTCCAAGCTTCAAGCCTTAAAACAGGAATCATTTACCATTGATGCTTATCCCAGATTGTTGGATTCGGCGAAGGACAAACGGGACTACCACAAAAGGTTTCTGGTTGAAAATTGCAGACTATTTTTACATAAGCCATGTCATGCTTTGCGTCAATATCAAGATATTTCCGTCTTGAATTCAAAGCATGTTTCTGGTCTGTGTTTGCAGCAAATACAACATGGCAACTGGTTTGCGCCAGATGTTTGAGCCATTTGAGCAGGTAGCCCGTGAACATCATTTTTGTCCTTGCTGCGAGCGCACTTTTTCAGCAGAAGAAGAGGATAACTTCGTTAAAAAGGTTACAAAATTTCCTCCCCTAGATCTTTCCTTTAAATTCATATTTTCATACTATATCTGCTTCTGAAATAACTGTTTGTATCTTCATTTGGTGAATGCTTTTCAACTACAGCAAAGGGCTAAGGCTTCAACCACGGGGGATCATGTCAAAGCATTAGCAGCAGAATCTTCAAACGCTGACTCTATCTTTCAGCAGCTGGATAAACTTCGCTCAGTTTTTGAAGAGTATACGAAACTAACTGATGAAATCATTCCTCTCGCTGAGAAATCTTTGCAAGAATTTACAGAAGAGCTGGAGCAGAAGTCTGAAGCCCTTGATGATGTGAGTTGGGGCACTCTAAAAATTTCCTTGGATATAACTGATTTGCAGCAGCAAAGTCAATTAGAGTCGTTAGAAATCTTACTGTCTGCTTGCTCTGTTTCTTCTCAATCATGCTGTGATGCAAATCAGCGATTTGCTCACATCTTCTCGCAAGCTGTAAATCGTAATTATTGTTCATATCTTCTCACATCATATATCATCAATATTTTCAGGTATTGGCAATCTCAGCGCAGATAAAATCTGAGAAGGAATCAGTTGAAGCACTGGTGCAGCCCCTGGAAAATGCTGATAGGCTTTTCCAGGAAATTGTATCCAACCAGAAGCAAATTGAAGATCTCGAATATAAACTTGATTTCAGGGGTCATGGTGTTAAAACTATGCAAGAAATCCAATCAGAATTAAGTAGCCTCCAAAGCACCAAGTAAGTAACATTTTTATTTTCCTTGGATATATCTGGGTTTAGCATGCACGAATTTTTCTATATTTTCCCTTATATACCCATGAACAGGGATAAATTGCACGATGAGCTGGAGAAATTAAGGGATGAACAGATTTACATGGAACGAGATATATCATGCCTCCAGGCCAGATGGCATGCACTAAGAGAGGAGAAGGCTAAGGCTGCCAATTTGTTACGCGACGTTACAAAGACAGAAGAAGACCTAGAGCGTTTAGCCGAGGAGAAAAGTCAACTTGACCTAGACGTTAAGGTGCGTCTTGTGCGATTTTTCTTTACATTGTCTTCCACTTGTCTTTCCGTGTGTCACTAGTATGATTTTATCAGACTACATTGTTCATTGGTGAATATTGAGGGTCTAATTTATTAAGTCCATGATCATATGAGAGTTCTCCGTGTGAGGATGAGATTAGTGAACCAGTTGTCCTTCTGATAAAATATGTTTGCTAGTAATACAATGCAATGGAACAATCTTTGTTCTGTAACCTTGCTGCATATAGATATGTAGAGGATACGTCAAACCATGGGTAGCAATAACTTACTCTCTAGTAGGTGGTAGTGTGCTTGTAAATGGTACATTTTGTGTATTTGAAAAGCTTCAAATATATACTGTTATGCATTCGTTGAAATGTGATCACATTAAGTTTAGAACCCTTAATGTAACACAATCTTCCATTTCATATATTTTCAGCATTTGACCGAAGCTGTGGGCCCTTTAGCCAAGGAAAAGGAGCAGTTACTGAGTGTTTACAATGATGTCAAAGTTAAACGTAATCAAGAGTATGAAGAACTGGCTGAGAAAAAGAGAAACTACCAACAAGAAGTTGAGGCATTGCTCAAGGCCAATTCTAAGATTAATGAGTATGTTCTGTTAACCAAAGGTTAATTCATTCTTGTCATGTATCATGTGTGCCAAATACGCTTACAGCTGCTTCACCAGGTATAATGATCTGAAGAAAGGAGAGCGGTTAAATGATATTCAAGAAAAGCAGCGGGCAGCTGAATCCCAGCTTCAGAGCTCTGAATCTAGAAGGAATGAAATTGTAGCTGAACTGAGCAAAAGTAAAGACTTGATGCGGAATCAAGATCAACTGAGACGAAATATAGAGGATAACTTGAACTACCGTACAACAAAAGCAGCAGTCGAGGTGCTTACGCGTGAGATTGAATCACTGGAAGAGCAAATCTTGAATTTTGGTGGGATACCCGCAGTTGAAGCTGAAATTGTAAAGATATTGCGGGAAAGAGAAAGACTTCTTTCAGAGGTACGCTGCTTCTTATATAATTATATTAGTCCCTCTTATTATAACACGTAAACTGAAAATGATTTTGGTGCCTGTGGTTGGTTAGCTAGTCATTTGTTGTCCCTGATGCTAAGTGTAAGATCTTCCATTTACTATATGTAACTACTAGGTGGTAGGTTTTTCTAAGTTTAACCTCGTTATAAGGCAGCCAAAGAATATTAAGTTAAGAGAAAGGTTTACTTATCATTAGTCGTCACTGTTAGGAATTGCGATGTGTGAATCATCCTGTGTTATTCCGGATTATGTAAAGATCAGTTATTAAAAAAAAAAGCTTCCATAACCTATTTTATTGTGCTTGAAGAATAATTTTTCCTTTTTTTCTTGTAGTTGAATCGGTGTCGTGGAACAGTGTCTGTTTATCAGAGCAGTATTTCAAAGAACAAAGTGGAGCTAAAACAGACACAATACAAGGACATAGATAAGCGGCACTTTGATCAACTGATCCAGCTAAAGGTAAGCCAGTGTCTTATTGATCTACGAATTCGACTCTATCTTCATAAACTAAACATTTCATTTTGGCCAGACAACTGAAATGGCAAATAAGGACTTGGATAGATACTACAATGCCCTTGACAAGTAAGCTGTTCTTGAGCCCTTATATAAGTTTGTGGCTAGTTGCTTTTCATTCTACACTTTCCATTTGCCAATCATCTAATCTGTAGTTTTAATGGATATATTGAATATTTACAGAGCACTAATGCGATTTCACACTATGAAAATGGAGGAAATAAATAAGATTATAAGGGAGCTGTGGCAGCAGACATACAGAGGTCAAGATATCGATTACATAAGAATACACTCAGATTCAGAGGGTGCAGGCACTCGCTCTTACAGCTACAAGGTACACTACATAATTGAAAGCATGTTTTTACCATCTGATCACCATTAACATTGTGGTACACTATTGTTTTTTCAGGTTCTTATGCAGACTGGTGATACAGAACTTGAAATGAGAGGAAGATGCAGTGCTGGTCAAAAGGCGAGTTGCTCTAAAATGGCTCTTGTAGAAGCATCGTTTCAAAATTCGCATAAGCACCTTCTTTAACCCAGCTGGTCATTTTCTTCCCCTGCAGGTTCTTGCTTCATTGATAATAAGGTTGGCTTTAGCCGAGACATTTTGCCTAAACTGTGGAATATTAGCACTTGATGAGCCAACTACAAACTTGGACGGTCCGAATTCAGAATCTCTTGCAGGAGCTCTTCTTAGGTAAGAATCATTATCTATAGCCGTAAATAGTTATGATAATGACACACATGGGTACATGTAATCGCCCTTACATCAAAATTTAACCATGTAAACGCTGGATCACATTATAAGACCACGGATCGATCTTTAACATTGGATGTTGTTATGTCACTCCATTTTACAGGATCATGGAAGACAGAAAGGGCCAAGAGAATTTCCAACTCATAGTCATTACCCACGACGAACGCTTTGCTCAAATGATTGGCCAACGGCAACATGCTGAAAAATATTACCGGATCGCCAAAGATGATATGTAAGCAAAACGCTTTTGCTTGCACATTCTCATCTATTCTTTATATTCTTGATCTTAAACTTCGACAACTCGTGATCTTCTCAGGCAACACAGCATAATTGAGACCCAAGAGATCTTTGATTGATACAGCCGTTGCTCGTCCCCTGTTATCCAACATAACAGCACTAGTCACTCATCTTTTTTAAGCTATAGGTAGCTTTCTTGGGTATGTTAATTACAACTCTACATATGGTTTTTTGTTTAGATGTGTGCAAAATTTTCAATTAAATTAAATAATCGTAGTTAAGTTATTCTAAAGATAAATGCAACATTCTAAATGGTTTGATCGTTTTGATTCTCCAACAAGTCTTTTGTCTTTCTTTATGAACGTGAAAACATCATTACAAACCTGCGATTAACCCATTGTTAATAGCTTCATATAATACACCGTTTGGTCTTTAAGTTTAAAACACTTTATTTTTTTAGGTTTAAGAGGATTAAAAAATTGTAAACAAGAGTGTTTAAAAAAAAGGTGTTCCAAATAGAGGATTAAAAATTGGACTAAACCCAAAATCAGAGAATTTTTTTATTTGATTAATTTATGTGTTTTGGATTAAAAAAAATTTTCAATCACTATTATAATACTATTTTTCTCATATTAAAATAGTGTGGAAATTTATAGTTCACACCAAATGTGGAAAATTGTGACCAAAAATTACAGAAATCTATAATATAATAGGCGAGTCTCATTTTTAAAAAGTGTGAAAAAAATGTTAAGCATGTGGTTCGAATCCAGGTTATTAAGATATAAACACCAACATTTATACCACTAAACTAAATGATACTTTGTACATTGATGGCCGAAACTAATATATATATTTATGAAGGTCGGAAACCTTTGTTTCTTCGGTTTTCTCTGTGGGCCGGACCTACAAGTGTATTATGAGTTTCATTTTTAAATGAGGTTCATCACGTTATATGAAAAAAACAACAATTATAGTTTTTCCATATTGTAAATTGTCTTCGTTTAACATGAGTTAGAGTTTTTTTCATCATTGTCTTAGACAAGTCTGAGTTACAGAGTTGCGCTGTGTGTCTGTTCGTAATCTATTTTTTCACCGGTGAACTCTTCATCTCCCTATCTTAAATCGCTTGATCTTAAATGTTCCTGATTTGTAACCTTTCTGTAAACCATATATATATGATTCTCATCTTTAATTAACCCAATTTGCATCTCCACAAAACTCATTGATTCTTCTTAACTTTAGCGATCTTCTAGAGAATATCTTTCTGCCTCTCCAGTTCCTCAATCCGGCGTTCCCAGCATCCGTCACTCAACCTTCGAATCTCTCCGTGTTGGTCGTAGTAGTCAGAGCATAGCCTCTAACCTCCTCGCTTATGAGATTCCCTGAACTTCAAGAAAGACGGTGAGTTTATGGGAATCACGATTCTTTTCCTTGATGAAAAGGTAAGTTAATCTTCGATTTATCACACTTATTTAATATAATTATTTTTAATTGATTTCCTGATTCTTTGCTAAATAATATTATTCGCAGATTCCGTGATTCATGGGTTTATTCCCTCCGGACGTGCTAATCATTACATGTCATCTTTGTAAGCCGGTTTCATTGTGAAAGTTGATCGTTTTGAGGTTGCTAGGTGCTCAAGCATGTACAAGATAATTGATCATCCATTCCTCATTCGTTTCATCTCACCAACTATTATTGATGAAGTCATCACGGGTGCTCTTGAGATCCATCTCCAATCATAATTAAACTGTTTGACAATTTTTAAGTGATTGCGAACACAAACCTAGAACTTCCAGGTATATTATCATATTGCATCTGTGTTTATAATATGTTTCGTTATCATAACTGATATTTAAACTCGCAGATGTGGTTGGGCAAATCCGTTCTGTCCAAGGTTCTGACCTTAGCAAAGAAACAACTCGAGTCCTTATCCGTCTCCTCATTGATCCGTAAGAAACAATCAACACACAATTCCCTTTATATTATTATCTATATTGTGCTAACATCAATAATCAAAAATATTTTCTACCCAAATTCTGTGATCGTCTATTTATCTCTCTTACTTATCAAACTAATTTTATACAAACCTTTATTTTACAGCTTAAAAGAAACCACAACAACCCAAA
The DNA window shown above is from Brassica oleracea var. oleracea cultivar TO1000 chromosome C3, BOL, whole genome shotgun sequence and carries:
- the LOC106335770 gene encoding DNA repair protein RAD50 — its product is MSTVDKMLIKGIRSFDPENKNVITFFRPLTLIVGSNGAGKTTIIECLKVSCTGELPPNARSGHSFIHDPKVAGETETKAQIKLRFKTAAGKDVVCIRSFQLTQKASKMEYKAIESVLQTINPHTGEKVCLSYRCADMDREIPALMGVSKAILENVIFVHQDESNWPLQDPSTLKKKFDDIFSATRYTKALEVIKKLHKDQAQEIKTYKLKLENLQTLKDAAYKLRESIAQDQERTESSKAQMSELESSIQKVDAEVHNKEMMLKDLRKLQDQVSRKTAERSTLFKEQQRQYAALPEENEDTMEELKEWKSKFEERIALLETKIRKMERELDDTATTISSLHNAKTNYMLEISKLQTEAEAHMLLKNERDASIQNIFSNHNLGNVPSTPFSTDVVLNLTNRIKSRLGEFEMDLLDKKKSNETALSTAWDCYMDASDRWKSIEAQKRAKDDIKTGISKRIEEKEIERDSFEFEISNVDVKQIDERENLVQVELERKSKQNSESGFESKIEQKQHEIYSMEHKIKTLNRERDVMAGDAEDRVKLSLKKTELENLKKKHKKIIDESKDKIRGVLKGRLPLEKDMKKEIVQALRSVEREYDDLSLKSREAEKEVNMLQMKIQEVDNSLSKHHKDTESRKRYIESKLQALKQESFTIDAYPRLLDSAKDKRDYHKSKYNMATGLRQMFEPFEQVAREHHFCPCCERTFSAEEEDNFVKKQRAKASTTGDHVKALAAESSNADSIFQQLDKLRSVFEEYTKLTDEIIPLAEKSLQEFTEELEQKSEALDDVLAISAQIKSEKESVEALVQPLENADRLFQEIVSNQKQIEDLEYKLDFRGHGVKTMQEIQSELSSLQSTKDKLHDELEKLRDEQIYMERDISCLQARWHALREEKAKAANLLRDVTKTEEDLERLAEEKSQLDLDVKHLTEAVGPLAKEKEQLLSVYNDVKVKRNQEYEELAEKKRNYQQEVEALLKANSKINEYNDLKKGERLNDIQEKQRAAESQLQSSESRRNEIVAELSKSKDLMRNQDQLRRNIEDNLNYRTTKAAVEVLTREIESLEEQILNFGGIPAVEAEIVKILRERERLLSELNRCRGTVSVYQSSISKNKVELKQTQYKDIDKRHFDQLIQLKTTEMANKDLDRYYNALDKALMRFHTMKMEEINKIIRELWQQTYRGQDIDYIRIHSDSEGAGTRSYSYKVLMQTGDTELEMRGRCSAGQKVLASLIIRLALAETFCLNCGILALDEPTTNLDGPNSESLAGALLRIMEDRKGQENFQLIVITHDERFAQMIGQRQHAEKYYRIAKDDMQHSIIETQEIFD